In Fluviispira sanaruensis, a genomic segment contains:
- the rsmD gene encoding 16S rRNA (guanine(966)-N(2))-methyltransferase RsmD produces MRVIAGKFKRRNLTTAAGNDITRPTSDRVKESIFNMLAQELHASNVLDLFSGSGSLGIEALSRGASKVTFVEKNHEPAHCIQMNLDSLQIPKSDYSVVKSDVTRFLASYSSQEKFDLIFADPPYKSPWYTHSLEDLEKAKVCNKNCTVIFEMPKDLEISIQSNIKGWSKDDVRIYGKTKIEIWRKREEI; encoded by the coding sequence ATGAGAGTTATTGCAGGAAAGTTTAAAAGAAGAAATTTAACAACAGCCGCAGGAAATGACATCACACGTCCAACATCTGACCGGGTCAAAGAAAGCATTTTTAATATGCTTGCTCAAGAGTTACACGCATCAAATGTGCTCGATCTCTTCTCTGGCAGCGGATCCTTAGGCATAGAGGCATTAAGTAGAGGGGCAAGCAAGGTCACTTTTGTCGAGAAAAATCATGAACCCGCCCATTGCATTCAAATGAATTTAGATTCACTCCAAATTCCCAAATCAGATTACTCTGTTGTCAAATCAGATGTAACGAGATTTCTTGCTTCATATTCTTCCCAAGAAAAATTTGATCTCATTTTTGCTGATCCTCCTTATAAATCTCCCTGGTACACCCATTCCCTTGAAGATTTAGAAAAAGCAAAAGTTTGTAATAAAAATTGCACTGTCATTTTTGAAATGCCGAAAGATCTCGAAATTTCGATACAATCGAATATCAAAGGGTGGTCTAAAGATGACGTACGCATCTATGGCAAAACAAAAATTGAAATATGGAGAAAAAGGGAAGAAATATG
- a CDS encoding aminotransferase class IV yields MSNQHNGISCINGIFTPINEAKIPISDRGFLFCHSIFETLLVKGDKIISWESHFERMKLSCESSFIKIPDENLLKDWCQHCAEINYNLSDPKPNKVQLRIIVTGGNSFDLGIKRMNETLPNPNVIIICRNTAGPSQDQYMQGISLKCLPDLRAQGLIDIKSCSYLYNLMCLEMAKKEGYNDALFYNNLNLITESTTANFIWFDEKNNVNSAPFKGSCLAGTTLSKLIQGMQKTNLLFTWKELNLKNLAEATGCGIISSIRGIVPVNKIDTTHFDIHSQKKLFEKLNKVLEEQME; encoded by the coding sequence ATGTCAAACCAACATAATGGAATTTCATGTATTAATGGAATATTTACCCCAATAAACGAAGCTAAAATTCCTATTTCAGATCGTGGTTTTTTATTTTGCCATTCCATTTTTGAAACTCTTCTGGTAAAGGGCGATAAAATTATTTCGTGGGAAAGTCATTTCGAAAGAATGAAGCTCAGTTGTGAAAGTTCCTTTATTAAAATACCGGATGAAAATTTATTGAAAGATTGGTGTCAGCATTGCGCAGAAATCAATTATAATTTAAGCGATCCGAAACCTAATAAAGTACAATTAAGAATTATTGTAACGGGTGGTAATTCTTTTGATCTTGGTATCAAAAGAATGAATGAAACTTTACCAAACCCAAACGTCATAATTATATGCAGAAATACTGCTGGACCTTCACAAGATCAATATATGCAAGGTATTTCATTAAAATGTCTACCGGATTTAAGGGCTCAAGGCTTAATCGACATTAAAAGTTGTTCTTATTTATATAATTTAATGTGTCTTGAAATGGCAAAAAAAGAGGGCTATAATGACGCACTCTTTTATAATAATTTAAATTTAATTACAGAATCTACGACAGCAAACTTTATATGGTTTGACGAAAAGAATAATGTGAATTCAGCTCCTTTTAAAGGGAGTTGCCTCGCAGGAACCACTTTATCTAAACTTATTCAAGGCATGCAAAAAACAAATTTACTTTTTACTTGGAAAGAATTAAATCTGAAGAATCTTGCCGAAGCCACTGGCTGCGGCATTATTTCATCTATTCGAGGAATAGTTCCTGTAAACAAAATAGATACAACTCACTTTGATATCCATTCTCAGAAAAAACTTTTCGAGAAATTAAATAAAGTGCTAGAAGAACAAATGGAATAA
- a CDS encoding sigma 54-interacting transcriptional regulator: MIEESDINFEDFEKLNIINKLRQIIGSWWNIQLNFTDEKGVLKGVPQGKFFNAKNPICKLITESDKTFPDCVDIASKTTIESEEAEAYLLSTCHAGFSTMSLPLKLGKKYLGCIFADGFLIEETVDEQKDRLRMYLKKHFNGNTKELEDYIAKLPVLSLKEVSYLKELLEVVLDEILNLRKTISDNTESFHALSNNFKTQWTFENIVGKSQAMQNVFKLLVKIKESEATILITGENGTGKEGIAKSIHVNSKRKNENFIVQNCGAINDNLLETELFGHVKGAFTNAIKDKKGLFELADKGTLFLDEIGDTSPSMQVKLLRVLQEGTFLPVGGSEQKKVDVRILAATNRNLEQMVKEGTFREDLYYRLNVINVKLPPLRERKEDIPILISKFLSDYSKLNNVNIKKINSSCIYKMEKYDWPGNVRELQNEVERLCVLSGDEKEIKDDLLSDRIYGVHEKEDIFKTINTSGTLKDAVENLEKTMILTFLENENWNKSRAAKKLGISRASLIMKCEKYNFERVRKES; encoded by the coding sequence GTGATTGAAGAAAGTGATATTAATTTTGAAGATTTTGAGAAATTAAATATAATTAATAAATTAAGGCAGATAATTGGGAGTTGGTGGAATATTCAATTAAATTTCACAGATGAAAAAGGCGTATTAAAAGGGGTTCCACAAGGAAAATTTTTTAATGCAAAAAATCCAATCTGTAAACTGATTACCGAAAGCGACAAAACATTTCCTGACTGTGTAGATATTGCTTCAAAAACAACAATTGAATCTGAAGAAGCAGAAGCTTATTTATTATCGACTTGTCATGCTGGTTTTAGCACTATGTCATTGCCTTTAAAATTAGGAAAAAAATATTTAGGCTGTATTTTTGCCGATGGTTTTTTAATTGAAGAAACAGTAGACGAACAAAAAGATCGTCTTAGAATGTATTTAAAAAAGCATTTTAATGGAAATACAAAAGAATTGGAAGACTATATTGCCAAACTTCCAGTTTTATCTTTAAAAGAAGTAAGCTATTTAAAAGAACTTCTTGAAGTTGTTCTTGATGAAATATTGAATTTAAGAAAAACAATTTCTGACAACACTGAGAGTTTTCATGCGTTGTCAAATAATTTTAAAACACAGTGGACGTTTGAAAATATAGTTGGAAAAAGTCAAGCTATGCAGAATGTTTTTAAATTATTAGTAAAGATAAAAGAAAGTGAAGCAACAATATTAATAACAGGAGAAAATGGAACAGGGAAAGAAGGTATTGCTAAATCAATTCATGTGAATTCTAAGAGGAAAAATGAAAATTTTATTGTCCAAAATTGTGGGGCAATCAACGATAATCTTCTTGAGACGGAACTTTTTGGTCACGTTAAAGGAGCTTTTACCAATGCAATTAAAGATAAAAAAGGGTTGTTTGAACTTGCCGATAAAGGGACTCTTTTTTTAGATGAAATAGGCGATACATCTCCTTCAATGCAAGTTAAGCTGTTGCGTGTTTTGCAAGAAGGAACATTCTTGCCAGTGGGAGGAAGCGAACAAAAAAAAGTTGATGTAAGAATCCTTGCAGCTACTAATAGAAATTTAGAGCAAATGGTTAAAGAAGGTACTTTTAGAGAAGATTTATATTATAGACTTAATGTTATTAATGTTAAACTTCCTCCTCTTAGAGAAAGAAAAGAAGATATTCCAATTTTAATTTCAAAATTTTTATCAGATTACTCTAAATTAAATAATGTAAATATAAAAAAAATTAACTCTTCTTGTATATATAAAATGGAAAAATATGATTGGCCAGGAAATGTGAGAGAATTGCAAAATGAGGTAGAAAGACTTTGTGTGTTATCGGGAGATGAGAAAGAAATAAAAGATGATCTCCTCTCTGATAGAATATATGGTGTTCACGAAAAAGAAGATATTTTTAAGACCATCAACACAAGTGGGACATTAAAAGACGCTGTAGAAAATCTTGAGAAAACTATGATTTTAACTTTTCTTGAAAATGAAAATTGGAATAAAAGTCGTGCAGCAAAGAAATTGGGTATTAGTAGAGCAAGTTTAATTATGAAATGTGAAAAATATAATTTTGAACGAGTCAGAAAAGAGAGCTAA
- the rph gene encoding ribonuclease PH, whose protein sequence is MSLRSQGRSASQPRPLKITPKFLKNPMGSVLVEYGETRVLCTASVEESVPNWMRGTRGQGWVTAEYSLLPGSTHDRTRRERQHLSGRTQEIQRLIGRSLRSVVDMKLLGERTIILDCDVLQADGGTRTAAITGGYVALKLAIEALIKQNKIKTNPLRDAVAAVSVGIIEEQVYVDLDYHEDQKADVDLNVVMTASGQLLEVQGTAEKRPFNRDQLNKMLDLASDALKEAFDEQNAAFA, encoded by the coding sequence ATGTCACTTCGTTCACAGGGTCGTAGCGCTTCGCAGCCTCGCCCACTCAAAATTACTCCAAAGTTTTTAAAAAATCCAATGGGTTCCGTACTTGTTGAGTACGGTGAAACACGTGTGTTATGCACTGCAAGCGTTGAAGAATCCGTGCCTAATTGGATGCGTGGCACAAGAGGTCAAGGTTGGGTCACTGCTGAATATTCGTTGCTTCCTGGTTCAACTCACGATCGCACACGGCGTGAGCGTCAACATCTTTCAGGTCGCACACAAGAAATTCAAAGACTTATAGGTCGTTCTCTCCGTTCCGTTGTGGATATGAAGCTATTAGGTGAGCGCACTATCATTCTTGACTGTGATGTGTTGCAAGCAGATGGTGGCACACGCACCGCTGCAATTACGGGTGGATATGTCGCTTTAAAACTTGCAATAGAAGCTCTTATTAAACAGAATAAAATTAAAACGAATCCGTTGCGTGATGCAGTTGCTGCAGTGTCAGTAGGAATTATAGAAGAACAAGTTTACGTCGATCTTGATTATCATGAAGATCAAAAAGCAGATGTCGACTTGAACGTTGTTATGACTGCAAGTGGACAACTTCTCGAAGTTCAGGGGACTGCAGAAAAGCGTCCTTTTAATCGTGATCAATTGAACAAGATGCTTGATCTTGCATCCGATGCTTTGAAAGAAGCTTTTGATGAACAGAATGCAGCATTTGCTTGA